From Phragmites australis chromosome 5, lpPhrAust1.1, whole genome shotgun sequence, a single genomic window includes:
- the LOC133919145 gene encoding LRR receptor kinase SERK2-like → MAAAAAGRWWAAVVAVAVVLGAGRVVANTEGDALYSLRQSLKDANNVLQSWDPSLVNPCTWFHVTCNNDNSVIRVDLGNAQLSGVLVPQLGQLKNLQYLELYSNIISGTIPPELGNLTNLVSLDLYMNNFSGNIPDSLGNLSKLRFLRLNNNSLSGQIPISLTNISTLQVLDLSNNHLSGAVPSTGSFSLFTPISFANNPLLCGPGTLKPCPGAPPFSPPPPYNPPSPPTQSTGASSTGAIAGGVAAGAALVFAVPAIAFAMWRRRKPEEHFFDVPAEEDPEVHLGQLKKFSLRELQVATDNFSNKNILGRGGFGKVYKGRLADGSLVAVKRLKEERTPGGELQFQTEVEMISMAVHRNLLRLRGFCMTPTERLLVYPYMANGSVASRLRERQPSEPPLEWDTRRRIALGSARGLSYLHDHCDPKIIHRDVKAANILLDEDFEAVVGDFGLAKLMDYKDTHVTTAVRGTIGHIAPEYLSTGKSSEKTDVFGYGIMLLELITGQRAFDLARLANDDDVMLLDWVKGLLKEKKVEMLVDPDLQSNYEETEVENLIQVALLCTQGSPLDRPKMSEVVRMLEGDGLAERWDEWQKVEVVRQEAELAPLRNDWIVDSTYNLRAVELSGPR, encoded by the exons atggcggcggcggcggcggggaggtggTGGGCGGCGGTCGTcgcggtggcggtggtgctCGGGGCGGGACGGGTTGTCGCCAACACCGAGG GTGATGCTTTGTACAGCCTGCGGCAAAGCTTGAAAGATGCTAACAATGTATTACAGAGCTGGGATCCCTCTCTCGTTAATCCATGTACATGGTTCCATGTTACGTGTAACAACGATAACAGTGTAATCAGAGT TGACCTTGGAAATGCACAATTATCTGGTGTACTAGTGCCCCAGCTTGGTCAGCTGAAAAACCTCCAATATTT GGAGCTTTACAGCAACATCATAAGTGGGACAATACCCCCTGAACTGGGCAACCTAACTAACCTGGTCAGTTTGGATCTGTATATGAACAACTTCTCTGGCAATATCCCTGACAGCTTGGGGAATCTATCAAAGCTGCGTTTCCT CCGTCTTAACAACAACAGCTTGTCTGGTCAAATTCCTATATCCTTGACCAATATCAGCACTCTCCAAGTACT GGATCTCTCGAACAACCACCTCTCAGGAGCAGTACCATCGACTGGTTCTTTTTCACTCTTCACCCCTATAAG TTTTGCCAACAATCCGCTTCTTTGTGGTCCTGGTACTTTGAAGCCATGCCCTGGGGCTCCTCCTTtttccccacctcctccatacAATCCTCCATCGCCTCCAACTCAATCAACTG GTGCCTCTAGCACTGGAGCAATCGCTGGAGGTGTTGCTGCTGGTGCGGCATTGGTGTTTGCTGTTCCTGCAATCGCATTTGCAATGTGGCGCCGTCGTAAACCTGAAGAGCATTTCTTCGATGTGCCTG CTGAGGAGGATCCTGAAGTTCATCTTGGTCAGCTTAAAAAGTTTTCATTGCGGGAGCTTCAAGTTGCAACTGATAATTTCAGCAATAAGAACATTTTAGGAAGAGGTGGTTTTGGAAAAGTGTACAAGGGAAGGCTCGCTGATGGCTCGTTGGTAGCAGTGAAAAGACTAAAAGAGGAGCGTACACCTGGTGGTGAGCTCCAGTTTCAAACAGAGGTCGAGATGATTAGCATGGCAGTGCACAGGAACCTTCTCCGACTTCGTGGTTTCTGCATGACACCTACTGAACGATTGCTAGTCTATCCATACATGGCTAATGGGAGTGTCGCATCACGTTTACGAG AGCGTCAGCCATCTGAACCACCTCTTGAATGGGATACGAGAAGACGGATTGCACTGGGATCTGCAAGAGGACTCTCTTACTTGCACGATCACTGTGATCCCAAGATTATCCATCGTGATGTCAAAGCGGCGAATATTCTTTTGGATGAGGATTTTGAGGCAGTTGTCGGTGATTTTGGGCTTGCCAAACTTATGGACTACAAGGATACCCATGTAACAACTGCTGTTCGTGGTACAATTGGACACATTGCTCCCGAGTACCTTTCCACTGGGAAGTCCTCTGAGAAGACTGATGTTTTTGGCTACGGGATCATGCTTCTGGAGCTTATTACTGGACAGAGGGCATTTGATCTTGCTCGTCTTGCAAATGATGACGATGTTATGCTGCTTGACTGG GTGAAAGGATTGTTGAAGGAGAAAAAGGTGGAGATGTTGGTGGATCCAGATCTGCAGAGCAACTACGAAGAGACCGAGGTGGAGAACCTGATCCAGGTGGCGCTGCTCTGTACACAGGGCTCCCCGTTGGACCGTCCCAAGATGTCGGAGGTGGTGAGGATGCTCGAAGGCGATGGCCTGGCAGAGAGATGGGACGAATGGCAGAAGGTGGAGGTGGTGAGGCAGGAGGCTGAGTTGGCTCCTCTCCGCAACGACTGGATTGTTGACTCCACATATAACCTTCGCGCGGTGGAACTGTCCGGCCCAAGGTGA
- the LOC133917930 gene encoding uncharacterized protein LOC133917930, producing MSSSASKDMFLFSSDLSDEEDKLMLLLTIEEEQLAAQGRSHQRSSVPGHAVIDRGHQEGAARLFWDYFANSPVYGDTLFRHRFRMSRSLFLRTSTAMEHNDPWFRQKRDATGKLGLSPLQKMTIVIRQLAYGVSADAVDEYIWIGGSTAMLVLTKFVQAIVLLFSNEYLNAPTAKDTARLLAIGEQRGFPRMLGSIDCMHWVWKNCPKAWHGAYTGHMRKPSIVLKAVASRLTDGTAPPVSYTINGNTYDIGYYLGDGIYPKWTTIVKPISAPRVNKSMHFSGIQVAVQKDVEGAFGVLQLRFTIIRGPTSVWNQSTLHSIMTACVIMHNMITEDERGGANVEEVYNYMGEKATMHRDPDQVVLRTSKSLKQSRTEHCTTNCVMISWSIYGVIMEHSRSVITFHLGHASSLACQAS from the exons ATGAGCTCATCTGCATCTAAAGATATGTTCTTGTTCTCATCAGACTTGAGCGACGAAGAGGACAAATTGATGTTGTTGCTCACCATCGAGGAGGAACAGCTTGCTGCCCAAGGTCGCAGCCATCAGCGTAGCTCCGTGCCAGGCCATGCGGTCATAGACCGTGGGCACCAGGAAGGTGCTGCCAGGCTATTTTGGGACTACTTCGCCAACAGCCCAGTGTATGGTGATACATTGTTCCGTCATAG GTTTCGGATGAGTCGGTCATTGTTCTTGAGAACTTCCACTGCTATGGAGCACAACGACCCATGGTTTCGGCAGAAGAGGGATGCCACTGGGAAGCTGGGCCTAAGCCCCCTCCAAAAGATGACAATTGTTATACGGCAACTAGCGTACGGAGTCAGTGCAGATGCAGTGGATGAGTATATTTGGATAGGGGGTAGCACAGCAATGCTCGTCCTGACAAAGTTTGTGCAAGCTATTGTCTTGCTTTTCTCCAATGAGTACCTCAACGCTCCGACTGCAAAGGATACTGCTCGACTATTAGCCATTGGCGAGCAGAGAGGGTTCCCCAGAATGCTGGGGAGCATCGACTGCATGCATTGGGTTTGGAAGAACTGCCCGAAAGCATGGCATGGCGCATATACCGGTCATATGCGCAAACCCTCCATAGTTTTGAAGGCAGTTGCATC TAGGCTCACGGACGGGACTGCGCCTCCTGTGTCGTACACCATTAACGGTAACACATATGACATAGGCTACTACCTAGGTGATGGAATTTACCCCAAATGGACGACCATAGTGAAGCCAATTTCAGCACCAAGGGTGAACAAGAGCATGCATTTCTCCGGCATACAAGTAGCAGTCCAGAAAGATGTTGAAGGTGCATTTGGTGTCTTGCAGTTGAGGTTCACCATAATTCGCGGCCCAACAAGTGTTTGGAATCAAAGCACGCTGCACAGCATTATGACCGCATGTGTCATAATGCACAATATGATCACTGAGGATGAGAGGGGCGGCGCCAATGTGGAGGAGGTGTACAACTATATGGGAGAGAAAGCGACAATGCATCGCGATCCAGACCAAGTCGTCCTCCGTACATCGAAGTCACTGAAGCAATCAAGAACCGAGCATTGCACCACCAACTGCGTGATGATCTCGTGGAGCATCTATGGAGTTATCATGGAGCACAGTAGATCGGTCATCACGTTCCATCTAGGACATGCATCGTCGTTGGCATGTCAGGCATCATAA
- the LOC133919144 gene encoding protein ACTIVITY OF BC1 COMPLEX KINASE 8, chloroplastic-like, which produces MSIVAAAASLVASTSLSVPDHLRLRRFRLHPRPPPPLPLPLRFRRRSRGRLVRAVLEDRTSPPLPPAEEDAKRYGLNGNGSGGGLGYDDAAVEAYLVANGNGNGRGSGNGAAVKSAASETGSSAAVVSVLPMEDERRRKERVEEIGREDAWFKQNGGERLPEVSVAPGGRWNRFKTYSTIQRTLEIWGFVFTFIFKAWLNNQKFTYRGGMTEEKKRMRRKVLAKWLKESILRLGPTFIKIGQQFSTRVDILPQEYVDQLSELQDQVPPFPSETALKIVEEELGASVNEIFDRFDFEPIAAASLGQVHRARLNGQEVVIKVQRPGLKALFDIDLKNLRVIAEYLQKIDPKSDGAKRDWVAIYDECASVLYQEIDYTKEAFNAGKFSENFRNLDYVKVPEIYWEYTTPQVLTMEYVPGIKINRIKQLDKLGVDRKRLGRYAVESYLEQILSHGFFHADPHPGNIAVDDVNGGRLIFYDFGMMGSISPNIREGLLETFYGVYEKDPDKVLQAMVQMGVLVPTGDMTAVRRTAQFFLDSFEERLAAQRKEREMATSELGFKKQLSKEEKFEKKKQRLAAIGEDLLSIAADQPFRFPATFTFVVRAFSVLDGIGKGLDPRFDITEIAKPYAMELLRFNEAGIEVAIKDAKKRWERQSRAFYNLFRQPDRVEKLAQIIERLEQGDLKLRVRTLESERAFQRVAAVQKTIGYGIAAGSLVNLATVLYFNSIRGPATAAYSLCAFFGLQVLVGLLKVKKLDQQERLITGTA; this is translated from the exons ATGTCCATCGTGGCCGCGGCGGCCTCCCTCGTCGCCTCCACCTCGCTCTCCGTCCCCGaccacctccgcctccgccgcttccgcctccacccccgccccccgccgccgctcccgctcccgcttcGCTTCCGCCGGCGATCGCGGGGCCGCCTCGTGCGCGCCGTCCTCGAGGACCGCacctcgccgccgctgccgccggccgAGGAGGACGCGAAGCGCTACGGGCTCAACGGCaacgggagcggcggcggcctcgGGTACGACGATGCCGCCGTCGAGGCGTACCTCGTAGCCAACGGCAACGGCAACGGGAGAGGGAGCGGGAACGGCGCGGCGGTCAAGTCCGCGGCGTCGGAGACTGGGAGTAGCGCGGCCGTGGTTTCTGTCCTGCCGATGGAGGAtgagaggagaaggaaggagagggtggAGGAGATCGGTAGGGAGGACGCATGGTTCAAGCAGAATGGCGGGGAGCGCTTGCCGGAG GTGTCTGTTGCTCCTGGTGGACGCTGGAATCGGTTTAAAACTTATTCGACAATTCAAAGAACACTGGAAATATGGGGCTTTGTTTTTACATTTATATTCAAGGCTTGGCTCAACAACCAGAAGTTCACCTATAGAG GGGGGATGAcggaagagaaaaagagaatgAGGAGGAAAGTTCTCGCCAAGTGGCTGAAGGAGAGTATTTTGAGATTAGGCCCCACGTTTATCAAAATAGGGCAACAATTCTCCACCAGAGTGGATATCCTTCCACAGGAATATGTGGATCAGTTATCTGAGTTACAG GATCAAGTTCCTCCATTTCCTTCAGAGACAGCtttaaaaattgttgaagaagagCTAGGGGCATCTGTGAATGAGATATTTGATCGATTTGATTTTGAACCAATAGCTGCTGCTAGCCTCG GCCAGGTTCATCGGGCACGCCTGAATGGACAAGAAGTTGTCATCAAAGTGCAAAGGCCTGGTCTGAAGGCGCTGTTTGATATTGACCTGAAGAATTTAAGG GTAATAGCTGAATACCTTCAGAAAATAGATCCAAAGTCAGATGGTGCCAAGAGAGACTGGGTTGCCATCTATGATGAGTGTGCATCTGTTTTATATCAG GAAATAGACTATACGAAGGAAGCATTCAACGCTGGAAAATTTTCTGAAAACTTCAGAAATTTGGATTATGTGAAAGTTCCTGAAATTTACTGGGAGTATACTACACCTCAG GTTTTAACCATGGAATATGTCCCAGGAATTAAAATTAACAGGATAAAGCAGTTAGATAAGTTAGGAGTCGATCGAAAAAG ATTAGGCCGGTATGCTGTTGAGTCCTACCTGGAGCAGATCTTGTCCCATGGATTTTTCCATGCTGACCCG CATCCAGGAAATATCGCTGTTGATGATGTCAATGGTGGGAGGCTTATCTTTTACGACTTTGGAATGATGGGAAG TATCAGTCCAAATATCCGGGAAGGATTGCTTGAAACATTCTATGGAGTTTATGAAAAGGATCCTGATAAA GTGCTTCAAGCAATGGTACAAATGGGTGTCCTTGTTCCTACTGGAGATATGACTGCTGTCAGAAGAACAGCTCAATTTTTCCTTGATAG CTTTGAAGAGCGTCTGGCAGCAcaaaggaaagagagagagatggcaaCTTCAGAACTCGGATTTAAAAAGCAATTAAGTAAGGAGGAGAAGTTTGAAAAGAAGAAGCAGAGGCTTGCAGCAATTG GAGAGGATCTTTTGTCAATTGCTGCTGATCAACCATTTCGGTTTCCTGCCACTTTTACTTTTGTGGTCAGAGCATTCTCAG TTCTAGATGGTATTGGGAAAGGCCTCGATCCTAGGTTTGATATTACAGAGATTGCTAAGCC ATATGCCATGGAATTGCTGAGATTTAATGAAGCTGGTATTGAAGTAGCTATAAAG GATGCAAAGAAGAGATGGGAAAGGCAGTCCCGTGCATTTTACAATTTGTTCCGCCAACCTGACAGAGTTGAAAAGCTTGCACAAATCATTGAACGTTTG GAGCAAGGTGATCTCAAGCTTCGTGTCAGAACATTGGAGTCAGAAAGAGCATTCCAAAGAGTTGCCGCTGTGCAGAAAACAATTGGATAT GGAATTGCTGCAGGTAGTTTGGTAAACCTTGCTACCGTTTTGTACTTCAATTCGATCCGG GGACCAGCAACCGCTGCATACTCTCTTTGTGCGTTCTTCGGGCTACAAGTTCTGGTCGGTCTTCTCAAGGTGAAGAAACTGGATCAACAGGAGAGATTGATAACCGGCACTGCCTGA